In Thermomonas paludicola, the following are encoded in one genomic region:
- the prmC gene encoding peptide chain release factor N(5)-glutamine methyltransferase: MIDHPPTVAGLLARARAVIEPADADILLAHALGRARSWLFAHADDPLARGDAERFDGLLQRRIAGEPVAYLTGTRGFWTLDLAVTPATLVPRPETELLVDVALARIPAATTARLADLGTGSGAIALALAKERPRAQVVATDASAAALEVARGNAVRNGIGNVEFRQGDWLAALASETFDLIASNPPYIADGDPHLTQGDLRFEPAMALSCGVDGLNAIRTIAAGAPRSLNAGGWLLLEHGLEQGAAVRALLAQAGLVAVETVQDLEARDRVTLGKAPG, from the coding sequence ATGATTGACCACCCGCCCACCGTCGCTGGCCTGCTGGCCCGCGCGCGTGCCGTGATCGAGCCTGCCGATGCCGACATCCTGCTGGCACATGCGCTGGGTCGCGCCAGAAGCTGGCTGTTCGCGCATGCCGATGATCCGCTGGCCCGGGGCGATGCGGAGCGGTTCGATGGATTGCTGCAGCGGCGCATTGCCGGCGAGCCGGTGGCGTATTTGACCGGTACGCGCGGCTTCTGGACGCTGGACCTGGCGGTGACCCCGGCCACCCTGGTGCCGCGCCCGGAAACCGAACTGCTGGTGGACGTGGCGCTGGCGCGCATTCCTGCGGCGACGACGGCACGGCTGGCCGACCTGGGAACCGGCAGTGGCGCCATTGCGCTGGCGCTGGCGAAAGAGCGCCCGCGCGCACAGGTCGTGGCCACGGATGCCAGCGCTGCCGCGTTGGAGGTGGCGCGCGGCAACGCGGTGCGCAACGGCATCGGCAACGTCGAGTTCCGCCAGGGAGATTGGCTGGCAGCCCTGGCCAGCGAGACATTCGACCTGATCGCCAGCAATCCGCCCTATATCGCCGACGGCGACCCGCATCTGACCCAGGGCGATCTGCGCTTCGAGCCGGCCATGGCGCTGTCTTGCGGGGTCGACGGATTGAATGCGATCCGCACCATCGCGGCGGGCGCGCCCAGGTCCCTGAATGCCGGCGGCTGGCTGTTGCTGGAACACGGGCTTGAGCAAGGCGCGGCGGTGCGGGCGCTGCTTGCGCAGGCGGGTTTGGTGGCGGTGGAGACCGTGCAGGA
- the ahpF gene encoding alkyl hydroperoxide reductase subunit F has protein sequence MLDAALKSQLAAYLEKLQQPIELIASLDDSDASRELDALLADIAALSSKITRATGNDARTPSFQIRRAGSDVAVGFAGIPLGHEFTSLVLALLQVGGHPVKIDEALAQQVRNLPGDYRFETFMSLHCQSCPDTVQALNAMSVLNPRIRHVAIDGALFQAEVEAKEILSVPTVYLNGAEFDGGRLSIEQILAKLDTGAAARAAEALHDTAPFDVLIVGAGPAGAAAAIYAARKGIRTGIVAERFGGQVLDTMAIENFPSVEYTEGPKLAASLEAHVRSYGVQVITHQRAEALIPATEPGGLTGIRLASGATLQAKAVILSPGARWRQTGVPGEAEHRNKGVTYCPHCDGPLFKGKRVAVIGGGNSGIEAAIDLAGVVEHVTVLEFDGKLRADDVLQRKLRSMPNTAVHVNAQTTEMLGKDGKLAGIAFTDRSTGQAQRLDVEGCFVQIGLLPNTEWLKGALELSPRGEIVVDDRGHTTIDGVFAAGDATTEPYKQIVVAMGSGSTAALSAFDFLIRHSAPAVAKAA, from the coding sequence ATGCTGGATGCCGCCCTCAAATCCCAACTCGCCGCGTATCTGGAAAAGCTGCAGCAACCGATCGAGTTGATCGCGTCGCTGGACGATTCGGACGCGTCGCGCGAGCTGGATGCGCTGCTGGCCGACATCGCCGCACTGTCGTCCAAGATCACCCGCGCCACCGGCAATGACGCGCGCACCCCGTCCTTCCAGATCCGCCGCGCAGGCAGCGACGTCGCCGTCGGCTTTGCCGGCATCCCACTGGGCCACGAATTCACTTCGCTGGTGCTGGCGCTGCTGCAGGTCGGCGGCCATCCAGTGAAGATCGACGAGGCGCTGGCGCAGCAGGTGCGCAACCTGCCGGGCGACTACCGCTTCGAGACCTTCATGTCGCTGCATTGCCAGAGCTGCCCGGACACGGTGCAGGCGCTGAACGCGATGAGCGTGCTGAATCCACGCATCAGGCACGTCGCCATCGACGGCGCGCTGTTCCAGGCCGAAGTGGAGGCGAAGGAAATCCTGTCGGTGCCCACCGTGTATCTCAACGGTGCGGAATTCGACGGTGGCCGCCTGAGCATCGAGCAGATTCTCGCCAAGCTCGACACCGGCGCCGCTGCGCGTGCCGCGGAGGCATTGCACGACACCGCTCCGTTCGACGTCCTGATTGTCGGCGCGGGTCCGGCCGGCGCCGCGGCAGCCATTTACGCCGCACGAAAGGGCATCCGCACCGGCATCGTGGCCGAGCGCTTCGGCGGCCAGGTGCTGGACACCATGGCGATCGAGAACTTTCCTTCGGTGGAATACACCGAAGGCCCGAAGCTGGCTGCGTCGCTGGAAGCCCATGTGCGCAGCTATGGCGTGCAGGTGATCACCCACCAGCGCGCGGAGGCACTGATTCCGGCGACGGAACCCGGCGGCCTGACCGGCATTCGCCTGGCAAGCGGCGCCACCCTGCAAGCGAAGGCCGTCATCCTCAGCCCCGGCGCCCGCTGGCGCCAGACCGGCGTGCCCGGCGAGGCCGAGCATCGCAACAAGGGCGTGACCTACTGCCCGCACTGCGACGGCCCGTTGTTCAAGGGCAAGCGGGTGGCGGTGATCGGCGGCGGCAACTCCGGCATCGAGGCCGCGATCGACCTGGCCGGCGTGGTCGAACACGTCACCGTGCTGGAATTCGACGGCAAGCTGCGCGCGGATGACGTCCTGCAGCGCAAGCTGCGCAGCATGCCGAATACGGCGGTGCACGTGAACGCACAGACTACCGAGATGCTTGGCAAGGACGGCAAGCTGGCGGGCATCGCGTTCACCGACCGCAGCACCGGCCAGGCGCAGCGGCTGGATGTGGAAGGCTGCTTCGTGCAGATCGGCCTGCTGCCCAATACCGAATGGCTGAAGGGGGCGCTCGAGCTCAGTCCGCGCGGCGAAATCGTGGTGGACGATCGTGGTCACACCACTATCGACGGGGTGTTTGCCGCCGGCGATGCCACCACCGAACCGTACAAGCAAATCGTGGTGGCGATGGGCAGCGGTTCCACGGCGGCGTTGTCGGCCTTCGACTTCCTGATCCGCCATTCGGCGCCGGCCGTTGCCAAAGCAGCCTGA
- the ahpC gene encoding alkyl hydroperoxide reductase subunit C has translation MSLINTQIQPFKANAFHNGKFIEVTDADMKGKWSVVIFMPAAFTFNCPTEIEDAAEHYAEFQKAGAEVYIVTTDTHFSHKVWHETSPAVGKARFPLVGDPTHQLTNAFGVHIPEEGLALRGTFVINPDGIIKTMEVHDNAIARDVSETVRKLQAAQYVASHSGEVCPAKWKEGAKTIAPSLDLVGKI, from the coding sequence ATGTCCCTGATCAACACCCAAATCCAGCCGTTCAAGGCCAATGCGTTCCACAACGGCAAGTTCATCGAAGTCACCGACGCCGACATGAAGGGCAAGTGGTCGGTGGTGATCTTCATGCCGGCGGCCTTTACCTTCAACTGCCCGACCGAGATCGAAGACGCCGCCGAGCATTACGCCGAGTTCCAGAAGGCCGGCGCCGAGGTCTACATCGTCACCACCGACACCCACTTCAGCCACAAGGTGTGGCACGAGACCTCGCCGGCGGTGGGCAAGGCCAGGTTCCCGCTGGTCGGCGACCCGACCCACCAGCTGACCAATGCCTTCGGCGTGCACATCCCGGAAGAAGGCCTGGCCCTGCGCGGCACCTTCGTGATCAACCCGGACGGCATCATCAAGACCATGGAAGTGCATGACAACGCGATCGCGCGCGACGTCAGCGAGACCGTGCGCAAGCTGCAGGCGGCCCAGTACGTGGCCAGCCACAGCGGCGAGGTGTGCCCGGCGAAGTGGAAGGAAGGCGCCAAGACCATCGCGCCGTCGCTGGACCTGGTCGGCAAGATCTGA
- a CDS encoding DMT family transporter, producing MTPSAPQSRQAASVELLIGAVIIGTNGLMVRLAAMPPTAVAFWRMLLAGLMLAVLVSLRHGWQPLSRKAWLWCVLPVLAFAIDLWIWHKSILLVGPGLATLLANTQVFFMALAGVSFFGERLGLRFIVGVLLSFFGLWLLLGSGWAALPAHYRWGVWLGLGAGLAYATYNIGIKRSQAEAGKGHARVPVEQVLCIAAFGSALCLGLIGWAEGEQFTPPGLKAWGVLLALAALGHCLSWVLISRAMGALPVALAGLLLLAQPIVAYLLDVALFDIPVSPQQWLGLAVSLIGIFVAGMKSKEAVAAQEP from the coding sequence ATGACGCCATCGGCACCGCAGTCGCGGCAGGCGGCCAGCGTTGAACTGCTGATCGGCGCGGTCATCATCGGCACCAATGGCCTGATGGTGCGGCTGGCGGCGATGCCGCCAACGGCCGTGGCGTTCTGGCGGATGCTGCTGGCCGGGTTGATGCTGGCCGTGCTGGTCTCGTTGCGGCACGGCTGGCAGCCGCTGTCACGCAAGGCATGGCTGTGGTGCGTGCTGCCGGTGTTGGCGTTCGCGATCGACCTGTGGATATGGCACAAGAGCATCCTGCTGGTGGGGCCGGGGTTGGCCACGCTGTTGGCCAATACCCAGGTGTTTTTCATGGCGCTGGCCGGGGTGTCGTTTTTCGGCGAACGGCTTGGGCTGCGCTTCATCGTTGGCGTGTTGCTGTCGTTTTTCGGGCTGTGGCTGCTGCTGGGAAGCGGCTGGGCAGCGCTGCCCGCGCACTATCGCTGGGGGGTTTGGCTGGGGCTGGGCGCCGGGTTGGCCTATGCCACCTACAACATCGGCATCAAGCGATCGCAGGCAGAGGCGGGCAAGGGGCATGCGCGGGTGCCGGTGGAGCAGGTGCTGTGCATCGCGGCATTCGGCAGCGCACTGTGCCTGGGGCTGATCGGTTGGGCCGAGGGTGAGCAGTTCACCCCGCCGGGGCTGAAGGCGTGGGGCGTGCTGCTGGCGCTGGCGGCGCTGGGCCACTGCCTGAGCTGGGTGTTGATCTCGCGGGCAATGGGCGCGCTGCCGGTGGCGCTGGCGGGCCTGCTGCTGTTGGCGCAACCGATCGTGGCCTACCTGCTGGACGTGGCGCTGTTCGATATCCCGGTGTCGCCCCAGCAGTGGCTGGGGCTCGCGGTCAGCCTGATCGGCATTTTCGTGGCGGGCATGAAGTCGAAGGAAGCGGTTGCCGCGCAGGAGCCGTAA
- the oxyR gene encoding DNA-binding transcriptional regulator OxyR: MNLRDLKYLVALADLRHFGQAAEACFVSQPTLSTQIRKLEEELGVTLIERAPRNIMLTAAGQDVVQRARRIVADVEEMKESARRSRDPESGTLRLGVFPTLGPYLLPHIIPGLRERFPQLELLLVEEKSDVLLQRLRDGKLDAALLALPLHDEQLQAQFLFDEPFLLAVPARHPLARKKTLRIEALNEETLLLLEDGHCLRDQALDVCRLSGAQEKSGFRATSLETLRQMVASGVGVTLLPALSVHAPIVQPDGIQLVPFTAPAPNRRIALVWRKSSALEDLLQSLGDVIGRQARAQLPPD; encoded by the coding sequence ATGAACCTGCGCGACCTCAAGTATCTCGTCGCGCTGGCCGACCTGCGCCATTTCGGGCAGGCGGCCGAGGCCTGCTTCGTCAGCCAACCGACGCTGTCCACCCAGATCCGCAAGCTGGAAGAGGAGCTTGGCGTCACCCTGATCGAGCGTGCGCCGCGCAACATCATGCTGACTGCAGCCGGCCAGGACGTGGTGCAGCGCGCACGCCGGATCGTGGCCGACGTCGAGGAAATGAAGGAATCCGCGCGCCGCAGCCGCGACCCGGAGTCGGGCACGCTGCGGCTGGGGGTGTTCCCGACCCTGGGCCCCTATCTGCTGCCGCATATCATTCCCGGCTTGCGCGAACGCTTCCCGCAACTGGAACTGCTGCTGGTCGAGGAAAAGAGCGACGTGCTGCTGCAGCGGCTGCGCGACGGCAAGCTGGATGCCGCCCTGCTGGCACTGCCGCTGCATGACGAGCAATTGCAGGCGCAGTTCCTGTTCGATGAACCCTTCCTGCTGGCCGTCCCCGCACGCCATCCGCTGGCGCGGAAAAAGACGCTGCGCATCGAGGCGCTGAACGAGGAAACCCTGCTCCTGCTGGAGGACGGCCATTGCCTGCGCGACCAGGCGCTGGATGTGTGCCGGCTGTCCGGCGCGCAGGAAAAATCCGGCTTCCGCGCCACCAGCCTGGAAACGCTGCGGCAAATGGTGGCGTCCGGCGTGGGCGTCACCCTGCTGCCGGCGCTGTCGGTACATGCGCCCATCGTGCAGCCCGACGGCATTCAGCTGGTGCCGTTCACCGCCCCCGCACCCAACCGCCGGATCGCCTTGGTCTGGCGCAAGTCTTCGGCGCTGGAAGATCTCCTGCAATCGCTGGGAGATGTCATCGGCCGCCAGGCGCGCGCGCAGTTGCCGCCAGACTGA